The Enteractinococcus fodinae genome has a segment encoding these proteins:
- a CDS encoding LytR/AlgR family response regulator transcription factor, whose protein sequence is MTSSAERRLRVLTVDDELPAVQQMQWLLEADPLVSQVHTATNVAEAKEVLRRHRIDVVLLDIHMPGATGMDLAHELRRQETSDTPHVVFVTADARPAVHAFELDALDYLLKPVRPARLHEALRKTLNRVDTGPLTQIPDQGRIAVQQGSQQLLLPIRSIRWAQAQGDYARIYTADDSHLVRLSLAGIEEEWAVYDFVRIHRSHVVNLNYATKIVQQDGRMRIYLDDTELPVSRRLMPQVRQRLKQLNFRTVPRSSG, encoded by the coding sequence ATGACCTCATCCGCCGAACGCCGGCTGCGAGTCCTGACCGTCGACGATGAACTGCCAGCCGTCCAGCAAATGCAGTGGCTGTTAGAAGCCGACCCGCTGGTCAGCCAGGTGCACACCGCCACTAACGTCGCTGAAGCCAAAGAAGTGCTGCGCCGGCACCGCATTGATGTGGTGCTGTTAGACATTCACATGCCGGGTGCGACGGGCATGGATCTGGCGCATGAATTGCGTCGACAGGAAACCAGCGACACCCCGCACGTGGTTTTTGTGACCGCCGATGCCCGTCCCGCCGTGCACGCTTTCGAATTAGACGCACTGGACTACTTACTCAAACCTGTCCGGCCTGCACGACTCCACGAGGCGTTGCGCAAAACCCTCAACCGAGTCGACACCGGGCCGTTGACCCAGATCCCAGACCAAGGCCGGATCGCCGTCCAACAGGGGTCCCAACAATTACTCCTACCGATCCGCAGCATCCGGTGGGCCCAAGCGCAAGGTGATTACGCTCGGATTTATACCGCAGACGATTCGCACCTGGTACGGCTGTCGCTGGCCGGGATTGAAGAAGAGTGGGCGGTTTACGATTTCGTGCGCATCCACCGCTCACACGTGGTCAACCTGAATTACGCGACCAAGATTGTGCAGCAGGACGGTCGGATGCGCATCTATCTGGACGACACGGAACTGCCCGTGAGCCGACGGCTCATGCCGCAAGTGCGCCAGCGCCTCAAACAATTGAACTTCCGCACGGTGCCCCGGAGTAGTGGATGA
- a CDS encoding sensor histidine kinase, translating into MIFRRKARQQTAEVEPDYQELVELTREQLVDAQLRSLRAQISPHFIYNSLNAIAGLIPIDPTRARELLVDFADFIRYSLGTEGDFTTLEDELTAVERYVILEKARFGERLQVSLDIAPEVLGLQIPFLSVQPLVENAVRHGIYDSQHEGHVFVRAKDSDTYAEISVEDGGAGADPEFMAKLMRGEAEGSHVGLRNVDLRLRQAYGPGHGLHIETAIDAGMSVSMRIPKFKTPARIVTPAGGSL; encoded by the coding sequence ATGATCTTTCGTCGCAAAGCTCGACAACAAACAGCCGAAGTCGAACCGGACTATCAAGAACTCGTCGAGCTCACTCGCGAGCAGCTCGTCGATGCACAATTACGCAGCCTCCGAGCCCAAATCTCACCGCACTTTATCTATAACTCCCTCAACGCCATCGCCGGGCTTATCCCGATCGACCCGACCCGCGCTCGCGAACTGTTAGTCGATTTCGCTGACTTCATCCGGTACTCGCTGGGCACCGAAGGCGACTTCACGACGCTTGAAGACGAACTGACCGCGGTGGAACGGTACGTCATTTTAGAAAAAGCCCGCTTTGGGGAGCGCTTACAGGTCAGCTTAGATATTGCCCCCGAGGTGTTGGGACTTCAGATCCCGTTTCTCAGTGTTCAACCACTGGTCGAAAACGCGGTCCGGCACGGTATCTACGACAGCCAGCACGAAGGACACGTCTTCGTGCGCGCCAAAGACTCCGATACCTATGCCGAAATCAGCGTCGAAGACGGCGGAGCCGGGGCAGACCCAGAATTTATGGCCAAACTGATGCGCGGCGAAGCCGAAGGCTCACACGTCGGGCTGCGCAATGTTGATCTGCGACTGCGCCAAGCCTACGGTCCCGGGCACGGCCTGCATATCGAAACGGCCATCGATGCCGGCATGAGCGTGTCGATGCGCATCCCGAAATTCAAAACACCCGCCCGTATCGTGACCCCGGCAGGGGGAAGCTTGTGA
- a CDS encoding DUF485 domain-containing protein, which produces MSTVDYSDFSAVQKAEKFQTLRSTHRKFVFPMTVVFLLWYLGFVVVAAFLPEVMAFQVLGNINLGIVLGLAQFVTTFIITGAYVVYANRKIDPLAQDLREEMEAAGAGAEISEAVEVENVTTGRGSGD; this is translated from the coding sequence ATGAGTACCGTTGATTATTCGGACTTCTCAGCAGTCCAAAAAGCTGAGAAGTTCCAAACCTTACGAAGTACACACCGCAAATTCGTGTTCCCCATGACCGTGGTCTTTTTGCTGTGGTACTTGGGATTCGTCGTGGTTGCGGCATTTTTGCCAGAGGTTATGGCATTCCAGGTCTTAGGCAACATCAACCTGGGGATTGTGCTGGGCCTGGCCCAGTTTGTCACGACCTTCATCATCACTGGTGCGTACGTTGTCTACGCGAACCGCAAGATCGACCCGCTGGCCCAAGACCTTCGCGAAGAAATGGAAGCCGCCGGCGCTGGTGCGGAGATCAGCGAGGCCGTTGAAGTTGAGAACGTGACCACTGGCAGAGGCTCAGGAGACTAA
- a CDS encoding solute symporter family protein — protein sequence MTQLSILTAQNTETMSTQVGNPWANIGIFLVFVAVTLYAVLRASKKTKTATDFYAGGRSFTGTQNGTAIAGDYLSAASFLGIVGAIAIYGYDGFLYSIGFLVAWLTALLLVAEMLRNTGKFTMADVLSFRLRQRPVRIAAATSTLAVSIFYLLAQMAGAGALVSLLLGIDSELGQSLVIAVVGLLMIFYVFIGGMKGTTWVQIIKATLLLIGVGIMSVWILALFGFNFSALLGEAVNVTNNPDLLEPGLQYGTDTLSKIDFISLGLALVLGTAGLPHVLIRFYTVPTAKEARKSVVWSIFLIGGFYLCTLILGFGAAALVGPETIANAPGGQNSAAPLLAYELGGTILLGVIAAIAFATILAVVAGLTIAASASFAHDIYGQVIKKGKLDAKGEMRAGRATVVVVGVLAILGGIGAQGQNVAFLVALAFAVAASANLPTILFSLFWKRFTTRGALWSMYGGLSSSILLIVFSPVMWGAETSFFPDVDLALYPLTNPGIVSIPLSFLLGWLGSVTSKTLENPATQAEMEVRSLTGVGAEKATEH from the coding sequence ATGACGCAACTATCCATACTGACCGCCCAAAACACCGAAACGATGTCGACCCAAGTCGGCAACCCCTGGGCCAATATCGGCATCTTCCTCGTCTTCGTGGCCGTCACCCTTTACGCGGTGCTTCGGGCATCCAAAAAGACGAAAACTGCCACGGACTTCTACGCCGGTGGACGCTCGTTTACCGGAACCCAGAACGGCACCGCGATTGCCGGTGACTATCTCTCCGCCGCCTCGTTTTTGGGCATCGTGGGGGCCATCGCCATTTATGGTTACGACGGCTTCTTGTATTCGATCGGCTTCTTAGTCGCCTGGTTGACGGCACTGCTGCTGGTTGCAGAGATGCTGCGCAACACCGGGAAATTCACGATGGCAGATGTGCTGAGCTTCCGCCTGCGGCAACGCCCGGTCCGCATTGCCGCAGCAACCTCGACCCTTGCTGTGTCGATTTTCTACCTGTTGGCGCAGATGGCCGGTGCCGGCGCGCTCGTCTCGTTGCTGTTAGGCATCGATTCCGAACTCGGCCAGTCACTCGTTATTGCCGTTGTCGGTCTGCTGATGATCTTCTACGTCTTTATCGGCGGCATGAAAGGCACCACTTGGGTGCAGATCATCAAAGCCACCCTGCTGCTAATCGGCGTGGGCATCATGAGCGTGTGGATCCTTGCGCTGTTCGGCTTCAACTTCTCGGCCCTGCTCGGCGAAGCCGTCAATGTCACCAACAACCCAGACCTGCTGGAACCAGGCCTGCAGTACGGTACCGATACCCTATCCAAGATCGACTTCATCTCCCTTGGGTTAGCACTTGTGCTGGGTACCGCAGGGCTGCCACACGTGTTGATTCGGTTCTACACGGTCCCCACGGCAAAAGAAGCACGCAAATCTGTGGTGTGGTCGATCTTCCTCATCGGCGGGTTCTACCTGTGCACCCTGATCCTTGGCTTTGGTGCAGCAGCGCTCGTTGGGCCCGAAACGATTGCCAACGCGCCCGGCGGCCAAAACTCTGCGGCCCCATTGCTGGCCTATGAATTAGGCGGGACCATCTTGCTCGGCGTGATCGCAGCGATTGCCTTCGCGACCATTCTGGCCGTGGTTGCTGGTCTGACGATCGCGGCGTCGGCATCGTTTGCCCACGATATTTACGGCCAAGTCATCAAGAAAGGCAAACTCGATGCCAAAGGCGAGATGCGCGCCGGACGGGCAACCGTGGTGGTTGTCGGTGTGCTGGCCATCCTCGGTGGTATCGGCGCACAAGGCCAAAACGTTGCCTTCCTGGTAGCACTGGCCTTCGCGGTGGCCGCCTCGGCCAACCTGCCGACGATCTTGTTCTCATTGTTCTGGAAACGGTTCACCACCCGCGGTGCGCTGTGGTCCATGTACGGTGGCCTGTCGTCCTCGATCCTGCTGATCGTCTTCTCGCCGGTCATGTGGGGCGCTGAGACCTCGTTCTTCCCCGACGTTGATCTGGCCCTCTACCCACTGACCAACCCGGGCATCGTGTCCATCCCACTGTCATTCCTGCTGGGCTGGTTGGGCTCCGTCACCTCGAAAACCCTCGAGAACCCTGCCACTCAGGCAGAGATGGAAGTCCGCTCACTGACCGGTGTCGGGGCAGAGAAAGCAACCGAACACTAA
- a CDS encoding HAD family hydrolase: MTQTLQAVLWDMDGTLVDTEPYWYNAEVELLDEYGKPWSVEQSEALIGNALPLSAVALQQAGVDLGIRDIIDRLTHSVARQVRQRVPWRPGARELLQQLHAASVPCALVTMSETALADEVIQHLPEDTFPVQVTGTSVERGKPEPDPYLLAAQRLIDRAADPTTMGINGMVAIEDSLTGVTSALAAGLTTVGVPNILPLSPQPGLTVWPTLAGTTVEDLIEVLRTDQRHTSRVVGSALGS, from the coding sequence GTGACGCAAACGCTGCAGGCTGTGCTGTGGGATATGGATGGCACGCTGGTAGATACCGAGCCCTACTGGTACAACGCCGAGGTAGAACTGCTGGATGAATATGGCAAACCATGGTCCGTCGAACAGTCGGAGGCGCTGATTGGGAACGCGTTGCCACTGTCGGCGGTCGCGTTACAGCAGGCCGGCGTCGATCTGGGCATCCGCGATATTATCGACCGCCTCACGCACTCGGTTGCCCGGCAGGTGCGGCAGCGGGTCCCATGGCGACCCGGCGCCCGAGAATTGTTGCAACAGCTGCACGCAGCGTCGGTGCCGTGTGCGCTCGTGACGATGAGTGAAACCGCGCTGGCCGATGAAGTCATCCAGCATCTGCCCGAGGACACCTTCCCCGTACAAGTCACCGGCACCTCGGTGGAGCGCGGCAAACCTGAACCCGACCCATACCTGTTGGCTGCCCAGCGGCTGATCGACCGGGCGGCAGATCCCACCACAATGGGCATAAACGGGATGGTTGCGATTGAAGATTCACTCACCGGGGTGACCTCTGCACTGGCTGCAGGACTGACCACCGTGGGCGTGCCGAATATTCTGCCGTTATCGCCCCAACCGGGTTTGACCGTTTGGCCCACGCTGGCAGGAACAACAGTCGAAGACCTGATCGAAGTGCTACGCACTGACCAACGCCACACCTCCCGCGTCGTCGGTAGTGCCCTAGGTTCCTAA
- a CDS encoding nucleoside deaminase, producing MAISDALTAHDRQHLQRCVDLAREALAAGDEPFGSILVDAQGRELFADRNRVSGGDQTQHPEFAIARWAASNLSEEQRATATVYTSGEHCPLCAAAHALVGLGRIVYASSTAQLTAWHADWNIPAGPVAALPIQQVAPGIEVAGPDAELSAQVRDLQAQLHGVDNV from the coding sequence ATGGCGATTTCTGATGCACTCACAGCACACGACCGGCAACACCTACAGCGCTGCGTCGACTTAGCGCGCGAAGCCCTGGCCGCCGGCGATGAACCCTTCGGTTCGATCCTGGTCGATGCTCAAGGCCGCGAACTTTTTGCCGATCGCAATCGCGTCTCAGGCGGTGACCAAACACAACACCCTGAGTTTGCCATTGCCCGGTGGGCGGCGAGCAATCTCTCCGAAGAGCAGCGCGCCACGGCCACCGTCTACACTTCTGGTGAGCATTGCCCCCTGTGCGCTGCGGCGCATGCACTCGTGGGACTGGGCCGGATTGTGTACGCCTCCAGCACCGCACAGCTAACCGCTTGGCACGCTGATTGGAACATTCCTGCCGGGCCGGTAGCAGCGCTGCCGATCCAGCAGGTTGCGCCCGGGATCGAGGTCGCCGGACCCGATGCTGAACTGAGCGCACAGGTACGTGACCTTCAAGCGCAATTACACGGTGTCGACAATGTTTAA
- a CDS encoding NAD-dependent epimerase/dehydratase family protein, which yields MKVLVAGASGVIGKQLVPMLEAAGHEVVGLARSVRGQMGTTALAVDALDRDAVVDVVMENQPDAVVNLLTALPDRITHKRIDADFVMTNRLRKVGTENLRFAAQRAGVRHFICQSIAFGYEPRGTTLADEKAALWRDPPKPFDVILDGVKRLEAITVAARGTVLRFGHLYGPGTGFASDGWFFNDVERGKMPLVADGNATFSFLHVHDAAQAVLAALQADQPGVFNIVDDEPAQVREWLPALAQMMGAPEPKRVSAVLAGYAVGTWGVAYMTRLRGADNTQAKHTLKWQPRYPSWRDGFAAELAAVGGTS from the coding sequence ATGAAGGTGTTAGTAGCAGGTGCTAGCGGAGTCATCGGAAAACAATTAGTTCCCATGTTAGAAGCCGCCGGTCACGAAGTCGTAGGTCTCGCCAGGTCCGTGCGCGGTCAGATGGGTACCACCGCCTTAGCGGTGGATGCTTTAGACCGCGATGCCGTGGTAGACGTAGTCATGGAAAACCAACCCGATGCCGTCGTGAATCTCTTGACGGCGTTACCCGATCGGATCACGCACAAGCGTATTGACGCCGATTTTGTGATGACCAATCGGCTGCGCAAAGTTGGTACCGAAAATCTGCGGTTCGCAGCGCAACGAGCCGGAGTTCGCCACTTTATCTGCCAAAGTATTGCCTTTGGCTACGAACCACGAGGTACCACATTAGCCGATGAGAAGGCCGCCCTGTGGAGAGATCCACCAAAACCGTTTGATGTGATCCTGGACGGTGTGAAGCGGCTTGAGGCCATCACGGTCGCCGCACGCGGTACAGTACTTCGCTTCGGCCACCTCTACGGGCCGGGCACCGGTTTCGCCTCCGACGGGTGGTTCTTCAACGACGTGGAACGCGGCAAAATGCCACTGGTCGCTGACGGCAACGCCACGTTTTCTTTTCTCCACGTCCACGATGCTGCCCAAGCCGTGTTAGCCGCGCTGCAGGCTGACCAACCGGGGGTGTTCAATATCGTGGATGATGAGCCCGCACAGGTGCGCGAGTGGCTGCCTGCCCTGGCTCAGATGATGGGCGCCCCAGAACCGAAACGGGTCTCAGCCGTGCTGGCCGGATATGCCGTTGGAACCTGGGGCGTGGCGTATATGACCCGGCTACGCGGGGCCGACAACACTCAGGCAAAACACACCCTGAAGTGGCAGCCAAGATATCCTTCGTGGCGGGACGGTTTCGCTGCTGAACTCGCCGCGGTAGGTGGCACGAGTTAA
- a CDS encoding alpha/beta fold hydrolase, producing the protein MAVPERDAIRAVDGSTVSPPIPDVPGFEHFFVDTGDLQSHVAIIGEGEPAVMLHGFPEHWWQWRDIAPILATAGYQVVCPDLRGAGWTIAANSQLDRETRLHDLMSLLAVLEIERAHVVSHDMGVLTAMQLSYLHPQRVRTAVQLSVFPGFASFHPKLAPAFQHLPRFIWHRPGASLAGTFAGRYVVHPMSQETIETYLAPMQRTEIDAAVRPLTRRIIMPEALRIVRGVYRKQRLEAPTLVVYGRQDAPTTEELIQQICRNPERYADHVEFAYVEDAAHFITDDAPDAVAELCMDWFQRAG; encoded by the coding sequence ATGGCTGTACCTGAGCGAGACGCTATCCGTGCGGTGGATGGTTCAACAGTGTCGCCGCCGATCCCTGATGTGCCCGGTTTTGAGCACTTCTTCGTCGATACGGGTGATCTCCAGTCGCATGTCGCCATCATCGGCGAAGGTGAACCGGCCGTGATGTTGCACGGTTTTCCCGAACATTGGTGGCAATGGCGGGACATCGCACCGATCCTAGCCACCGCAGGATACCAAGTGGTGTGTCCTGATCTACGCGGCGCTGGCTGGACCATAGCAGCCAACTCACAGCTGGACCGCGAAACGCGCCTGCATGACCTCATGAGCTTGCTCGCTGTTCTCGAGATCGAACGCGCCCACGTGGTCTCACACGATATGGGTGTGCTGACTGCCATGCAGCTGAGCTACTTGCACCCTCAACGGGTGCGCACCGCGGTGCAGTTATCAGTCTTCCCGGGGTTTGCTAGTTTCCATCCCAAACTGGCTCCAGCGTTTCAACACTTGCCACGGTTCATCTGGCACCGTCCCGGTGCATCACTTGCAGGAACCTTCGCTGGAAGATACGTTGTGCATCCAATGTCGCAAGAGACCATCGAGACGTATCTCGCCCCGATGCAACGTACCGAAATCGATGCAGCAGTGCGACCCCTCACCCGGCGCATAATCATGCCTGAAGCGCTACGAATTGTTCGCGGGGTTTATCGCAAGCAACGTCTGGAGGCCCCCACCCTGGTGGTGTACGGACGCCAAGACGCTCCGACCACCGAAGAGTTGATCCAACAGATCTGTCGCAACCCCGAACGCTACGCGGACCACGTCGAGTTCGCCTATGTTGAGGACGCAGCGCACTTTATCACCGACGATGCACCAGATGCGGTAGCAGAGCTGTGTATGGACTGGTTCCAACGGGCCGGTTGA
- a CDS encoding inorganic phosphate transporter, which translates to MGTFLLLAAVLILTAAFSFVVAGRDTPNAVALPIAAGALTPGTALSMTAVMRVVGAIMGVGSIQFFAAGFVALVPEGDIGLVVTAIGVAVALAWALFTWWKGVLVSSSHALTAAITGGAVAVSVLGAGHLIVDDLSPVAINLALSLIASPVLAVLLAWVVAIPLTWLTKNVAPHRVAYSSRGTLAITAAANALGHGVQYGQRLYIVALMSVTAAGADAIPHWALAWTIIVLLGLGTFVTAWRVNYTLTRRITVLDPMHSAIASSTSALLLLVGSFMLHIPLSSSITTVAAITGAGTAQNSGAVRWAQVLRLMTYFLMTVIVCAALGFGLLSLVMTQL; encoded by the coding sequence ATGGGCACCTTTCTTCTGCTCGCTGCGGTCCTGATCCTCACCGCAGCTTTTAGTTTTGTCGTGGCCGGACGCGACACCCCCAACGCGGTAGCACTGCCCATCGCAGCTGGCGCGCTGACCCCGGGCACGGCCCTGTCGATGACGGCTGTCATGCGCGTCGTGGGCGCGATCATGGGTGTTGGCTCCATCCAATTTTTTGCCGCCGGTTTCGTCGCGCTGGTACCCGAAGGTGATATCGGATTAGTAGTTACCGCCATCGGCGTGGCCGTTGCACTGGCGTGGGCGCTGTTTACTTGGTGGAAGGGCGTGCTCGTCTCCTCCTCACACGCGTTGACCGCAGCGATTACCGGTGGTGCTGTTGCGGTATCTGTTCTCGGGGCTGGACATCTGATCGTCGATGATCTCTCACCGGTGGCGATCAACCTCGCCCTGTCGTTGATCGCTTCCCCCGTGTTGGCGGTGCTCCTGGCTTGGGTAGTAGCCATCCCGTTGACCTGGTTGACCAAAAACGTTGCACCACACCGGGTGGCGTATAGTTCCCGAGGCACACTGGCCATCACGGCCGCAGCGAACGCACTGGGACATGGCGTCCAGTATGGGCAACGCCTGTACATTGTTGCGCTGATGTCCGTCACCGCAGCCGGGGCTGACGCGATCCCCCACTGGGCTTTGGCTTGGACCATCATCGTCCTGTTGGGGTTGGGCACTTTCGTCACAGCGTGGCGCGTCAATTACACCCTGACGCGTCGCATCACCGTGCTGGACCCGATGCACTCGGCGATCGCGTCCTCGACCTCTGCCTTGCTGTTGCTCGTGGGATCCTTTATGTTGCACATTCCCTTATCGTCATCCATCACCACGGTTGCGGCCATCACCGGCGCGGGGACGGCACAAAACAGTGGAGCAGTTCGTTGGGCGCAAGTGCTGCGACTCATGACCTATTTTTTGATGACGGTCATCGTGTGCGCGGCACTTGGTTTTGGTCTGCTAAGCCTGGTCATGACACAGCTCTGA
- the pstB gene encoding phosphate ABC transporter ATP-binding protein PstB, producing MAKRIQTIDLNCYYGDFLAVKDVNIEIEPQSVTAFIGPSGCGKTTFLRTLNRMHEVTPGARAEGQILLDDEDINAPTVDPVRVRSTVGMVFQRPNPFPTMSIRENVLAGYQLNGIRLAKSDSDAILERSLTGANLWDEVKDRLDRPGGGLSGGQQQRLCIARTIAIEPDVILMDEPASALDPISTLAIEDLIHELKQDYTVVIVTHNMQQAARVADKTAFFNLQAIGEPGGLIEYDDTTTIFNNPANEQTEAYISGRFG from the coding sequence ATGGCAAAACGTATTCAGACCATTGACCTCAACTGCTACTACGGCGACTTCCTAGCGGTTAAAGATGTCAACATCGAAATTGAACCCCAATCCGTCACGGCATTCATTGGCCCATCCGGTTGCGGTAAAACCACCTTCTTGCGCACCCTAAACCGGATGCACGAAGTGACCCCGGGTGCCCGCGCCGAAGGCCAGATCCTCCTCGACGACGAAGATATCAACGCACCCACGGTGGACCCGGTTCGCGTGCGGTCCACGGTGGGCATGGTTTTCCAGCGTCCCAACCCGTTTCCGACCATGTCGATCCGCGAAAACGTGCTTGCTGGTTACCAGCTCAATGGGATCCGGTTAGCCAAATCCGATTCGGATGCCATTTTGGAACGCTCCCTGACCGGTGCGAACCTGTGGGATGAAGTTAAAGATCGATTGGACCGTCCAGGTGGAGGGCTTTCCGGTGGCCAGCAGCAGCGCTTGTGTATTGCTCGGACGATCGCGATTGAACCCGATGTGATTCTCATGGACGAGCCGGCCTCCGCATTGGACCCGATTTCGACTCTGGCGATTGAAGATCTCATTCATGAACTCAAGCAGGATTACACGGTGGTGATCGTGACCCACAATATGCAGCAGGCTGCACGCGTGGCTGACAAAACCGCCTTCTTCAACCTGCAGGCCATTGGTGAGCCAGGTGGGCTGATTGAATACGACGACACCACCACGATCTTCAACAATCCGGCCAACGAGCAAACTGAAGCCTACATTTCTGGACGCTTCGGCTAA
- the pstA gene encoding phosphate ABC transporter permease PstA has translation MKRLDSLTANRKPSWSWMAAAAGAAIFALLINLFFFESFSIVGFLLIGAAAYILAMYVTSRVLEDRLKARDELWRHLVWTAFLIALVPLISVVWSVLSQGLPTLLSHPGLLTTDMQGVVGATDIATQTEGEPLQGGILHGLVGTLMITLLASVISIPVGLFASIYLVEYANRNKFSRAIRFFVDVMTGIPSIVAGLFAFAGLTLLIELTVGSSPQALQSVKTGFAAALALSVLMIPVVVRSTEEMLGVVADELREASYALGVRKWRTIMKVVLPTAMSGIASGVTLAIARVTGETAPILVTAGYAATTNWNPFSEWMTALPVFIYRQLTNPTAPAAGDPSTARAWAGALVLIVIVMGLNLIARVIAKKFAPKTGK, from the coding sequence ATGAAGCGGTTGGACTCGCTGACCGCAAACCGGAAGCCGTCCTGGAGCTGGATGGCGGCCGCTGCAGGTGCCGCAATTTTCGCGCTGCTCATCAATCTGTTCTTCTTCGAATCCTTCAGCATCGTCGGCTTCCTGCTGATCGGGGCGGCCGCATACATTCTTGCGATGTACGTGACCAGCCGCGTGCTCGAAGATCGTCTCAAGGCCCGGGACGAGTTATGGCGCCACCTGGTGTGGACGGCATTTCTCATCGCGTTAGTCCCACTGATCTCAGTGGTCTGGTCGGTGCTGTCCCAAGGCCTACCGACGTTGCTGTCGCATCCTGGCCTGTTGACCACCGACATGCAGGGCGTGGTCGGAGCGACTGACATCGCCACGCAGACCGAAGGCGAACCGCTGCAAGGTGGTATTCTCCACGGCCTGGTCGGCACGCTCATGATCACTCTGCTCGCCAGCGTGATCTCCATCCCGGTGGGGCTGTTTGCTTCGATCTATTTGGTGGAATACGCCAACCGCAACAAGTTCTCTCGTGCCATCCGGTTCTTCGTGGACGTCATGACCGGTATCCCATCGATCGTTGCCGGGCTGTTCGCTTTTGCGGGACTCACGCTACTGATCGAACTAACGGTCGGCTCATCGCCGCAGGCACTGCAGTCGGTCAAGACCGGTTTTGCCGCCGCGCTGGCCCTGAGCGTGCTGATGATCCCGGTGGTTGTGCGTTCGACCGAAGAGATGCTGGGCGTCGTCGCAGACGAACTGCGCGAAGCCTCATACGCATTGGGTGTGCGCAAATGGCGCACCATCATGAAGGTCGTGCTCCCCACCGCGATGTCCGGTATCGCCTCCGGTGTCACCCTGGCTATCGCCCGTGTCACCGGTGAAACCGCGCCGATTCTGGTCACCGCCGGTTATGCTGCGACCACCAACTGGAACCCGTTCTCCGAGTGGATGACCGCCTTGCCGGTGTTTATCTATCGCCAGTTGACCAACCCGACTGCACCAGCAGCAGGCGATCCTTCGACCGCACGCGCTTGGGCGGGCGCGCTCGTGCTGATCGTCATCGTCATGGGCTTGAACTTGATCGCCCGTGTCATTGCTAAAAAATTCGCTCCGAAGACCGGCAAATAG
- the pstC gene encoding phosphate ABC transporter permease subunit PstC — translation MTTTSPRTKTQARRTTSEVGDKVFYGLSWTGGVIILVVLAFVAAFLLIRSLPAIAPDAFGPGAEEATDFWSYVWPLMAGTVIVSAIALLLATPIAIGVSLFISHYAPRRFSSTIGYVIDLLAAIPSVVYGAWGMLVLAPLMVPIYQWLHDNLGFIPLFAGDPSNTGRTILTSGVVLAVMVLPIMTALCREIFLQTPHLHQEAALALGGTRWEMIKMTVFPFARAGIISSIMLALGRALGETMAVTMVLSPGGFSWSLITSGANATIPSEIALNFPEAFGQRQAELIAAGLMLFVITLVVNVIARAIVDRQAKKAEGLS, via the coding sequence GTGACAACCACATCCCCGCGCACCAAGACTCAAGCGCGTAGAACCACTTCCGAGGTGGGGGATAAAGTCTTTTATGGCCTATCCTGGACCGGCGGCGTCATCATTCTGGTCGTGCTGGCCTTCGTCGCAGCTTTCCTGCTTATCCGGTCCCTGCCAGCCATCGCACCGGACGCATTCGGTCCGGGCGCAGAAGAGGCAACCGATTTCTGGTCGTATGTCTGGCCGCTCATGGCAGGCACCGTTATCGTCTCGGCCATCGCGCTGCTGCTGGCCACCCCTATCGCCATCGGCGTTTCACTATTCATCAGCCACTACGCGCCCCGTCGGTTCTCTTCGACCATCGGTTACGTGATTGACTTGCTGGCTGCTATCCCATCGGTGGTCTATGGCGCATGGGGCATGCTTGTCCTGGCCCCGCTGATGGTGCCGATCTATCAGTGGTTGCACGACAACCTGGGTTTCATTCCACTGTTTGCCGGTGACCCCTCCAATACCGGCCGCACGATCCTCACCTCCGGCGTTGTACTAGCCGTGATGGTACTGCCGATCATGACCGCGCTATGCCGCGAGATCTTCCTCCAGACCCCACACCTGCACCAAGAAGCAGCCCTAGCCTTGGGTGGCACGCGCTGGGAAATGATCAAAATGACCGTTTTCCCATTTGCTCGGGCCGGTATCATTTCGTCGATCATGCTGGCGCTAGGACGCGCACTGGGTGAGACCATGGCCGTGACCATGGTGCTGTCCCCGGGTGGGTTCTCCTGGTCGCTGATCACCTCGGGCGCCAACGCCACGATTCCTTCCGAAATCGCACTCAACTTCCCCGAAGCCTTCGGCCAGCGTCAAGCCGAACTGATCGCTGCGGGACTGATGCTGTTTGTCATCACACTGGTCGTCAACGTGATCGCCAGAGCGATCGTCGACCGTCAGGCGAAGAAAGCTGAGGGGCTGTCATGA